Proteins co-encoded in one Myxococcus xanthus genomic window:
- a CDS encoding non-ribosomal peptide synthetase — translation MNTIDGLLTRLRQHDVRLWMEGERLRFNAPPGVMTPDLLGEMKSRKEELVSFLQQVGQSLQGAADLIPAGPRDGALPLSSGQQRMWFLEQFQGPSGAYNMPAALRLEGALDIAALQRSLDEIVRRHEVLRTSYGQHQGKPFQRVLPPASVTMPEVDLQHLPADARQAEVRRRATEEASRPFDLSRDLPLRLSLLRLDPREHVLLLTLHHVACDGWSLGVLIRELAALYRAFSTGEPSPLPEPTLQYGDFARWQQERTTRGDLQPHLSWWRDHLAGAPALLELPTDRPRPANQRFHGATHRFTVPAELTARLKQRSREAEATLFMTLLSAFGVLLSRGSRQEDLVIGTPIANRVPQTEPLIGLFVNSLPLRLQVDGARPFSELLARVRQDTLSAYAHQTLPFEQLVEALQPARDPSYSPLFQVLFTLQNTPSEVLSLSGLTLEQLEFESGTTQFDLSLSMAETAQGLVSELNYNTDLFDAATVERMSGYFLTLLAAIAEDPTRSVSDLPLLTGPERLRLLREWNDTALDLPLPGSLHGLFERQAARRPDATAVRFESRALTYRELDEQANRVANHLRQLGVEPGHRVGIFLERSVELLVGLLGILKAGAAYVPLDPLYPPDRLVHILDDSGVSLLLTEPELAAQVPAYRGKRMVLAEATGAPTTPPQVMLAGTNLAYVLYTSGSTGRPKGVAVPHAAVVNFMASMQRAPGMTDQDTLFAVTTVAFDISVLELFLPLSVGGSVVIASSETAVDGTRLMRALVESGATVMQATPSTWRMLLTLGWKGSPTLKLLCGGEAIPSELVEPLCSRGASLWNMYGPTETTIWSTTTRMEPGRRITLGRPIGNTQVYVLDAAMQPVPMGVTGALYIGGHGVAQGYLHRPDLTAERFVPDPFGQEPGGRLYATGDLIRALPDGTLEYLGRGDGQVKLRGYRIELGEIEARLAQVPGVLEAAVKLWDVSGHAELVAYVRPGTKPAPEALTIRQHLASHLPAYMLPSHFVTLESFPRTANGKLDRKSLPAPSANQRASAAYEAPRTPMEVQLAAIWRDVLAVEQVGARDNFFDLGGQSMKAVQVVARIQESCKVDVSLRVLFEHPTLDALAKHLETLQQPGAPAAPPPLVARPRQARRVQAATRAELNLPDSTSSKKE, via the coding sequence GTGAACACGATCGACGGACTGTTGACCCGGTTGCGCCAGCACGACGTACGGCTGTGGATGGAAGGCGAGCGCCTGCGCTTCAACGCCCCTCCGGGCGTGATGACGCCCGACCTGCTCGGAGAGATGAAGTCCCGCAAGGAGGAGCTGGTCTCCTTCCTCCAGCAGGTGGGCCAGTCACTCCAGGGCGCCGCGGACCTCATCCCCGCCGGCCCTCGCGATGGAGCGCTGCCGCTGTCGTCCGGCCAGCAGCGCATGTGGTTCCTGGAGCAGTTCCAGGGGCCCAGCGGCGCGTACAACATGCCCGCGGCGCTGCGGCTCGAAGGCGCCCTGGACATCGCCGCGCTTCAGCGGAGCCTGGACGAAATCGTCCGCCGTCACGAGGTGCTGCGCACGAGCTATGGGCAGCATCAGGGCAAGCCCTTCCAGCGCGTCTTGCCGCCTGCGTCCGTGACGATGCCCGAGGTGGACCTCCAGCACCTCCCCGCCGACGCGCGTCAGGCCGAGGTCCGGCGGCGGGCGACGGAGGAGGCCAGCCGGCCCTTCGACCTGTCACGAGACCTGCCCCTGCGGCTGTCCCTGCTGCGATTGGACCCACGCGAGCACGTGCTGCTGCTCACGCTCCACCACGTCGCTTGCGACGGTTGGTCCCTGGGCGTCCTCATCCGCGAACTGGCGGCGCTCTACCGCGCGTTCAGCACGGGCGAGCCCTCTCCGCTTCCCGAACCCACCCTTCAGTACGGTGACTTCGCGCGCTGGCAGCAGGAGCGCACCACTCGTGGCGACCTCCAGCCGCACCTCTCCTGGTGGCGCGACCATCTGGCCGGCGCCCCTGCGCTGCTGGAGCTGCCCACCGACCGGCCGCGCCCCGCGAACCAGCGCTTCCACGGTGCGACCCATCGCTTCACCGTGCCGGCGGAGCTGACCGCCCGGCTCAAGCAGCGGAGCCGCGAGGCAGAGGCCACGCTGTTCATGACGCTGCTGTCCGCGTTCGGCGTGCTCCTGTCCCGTGGCAGCCGGCAGGAGGACCTCGTCATCGGCACGCCCATCGCCAACCGGGTGCCCCAGACGGAGCCCCTCATCGGCCTCTTCGTCAACTCACTGCCGCTGCGGCTCCAGGTGGACGGCGCGCGTCCGTTCTCCGAGCTGCTGGCCCGCGTGCGTCAGGACACGCTGAGCGCCTACGCGCATCAGACGCTGCCCTTCGAGCAACTGGTCGAAGCACTCCAGCCCGCGCGTGACCCGAGTTACTCCCCGCTGTTCCAGGTGCTGTTCACGCTCCAGAACACGCCGTCCGAGGTCCTCTCGCTGTCCGGCCTCACGCTGGAGCAATTGGAGTTCGAGAGCGGCACCACGCAGTTCGACCTCTCCCTGTCGATGGCGGAGACGGCGCAGGGGCTGGTGAGCGAGCTGAACTACAACACCGACCTGTTCGATGCGGCCACCGTCGAGCGGATGTCTGGCTACTTTCTCACGCTGCTCGCGGCCATCGCGGAGGACCCCACCCGGTCCGTGAGCGACCTGCCCCTGCTGACCGGGCCCGAGCGCCTGCGACTGCTGCGGGAGTGGAATGACACCGCGCTCGACCTGCCCCTGCCCGGCAGCCTCCACGGCCTCTTCGAACGGCAGGCCGCGCGCCGTCCAGACGCCACCGCCGTGCGCTTCGAGTCGCGCGCCCTGACCTACCGGGAGCTGGATGAACAGGCGAACCGGGTGGCGAACCACCTGCGCCAGCTCGGCGTGGAGCCGGGGCACCGCGTGGGCATCTTCCTGGAGCGCTCGGTGGAGCTGCTCGTGGGTTTGCTCGGCATCCTGAAGGCGGGCGCGGCGTATGTGCCGTTGGACCCGCTGTATCCGCCGGACCGGCTGGTGCACATCCTGGATGACAGCGGTGTCTCACTGCTACTGACGGAGCCGGAGCTGGCCGCACAGGTCCCCGCCTATCGTGGCAAGCGCATGGTGCTGGCCGAGGCCACCGGCGCTCCCACGACGCCGCCCCAGGTGATGCTCGCGGGCACGAACCTGGCCTACGTGCTCTACACGTCCGGCTCCACGGGTCGCCCGAAGGGCGTGGCCGTGCCGCACGCCGCGGTCGTCAACTTCATGGCGTCCATGCAGCGGGCGCCTGGGATGACCGACCAGGACACGCTGTTCGCCGTGACGACGGTGGCCTTCGACATCTCCGTGCTGGAGCTCTTCCTGCCCCTGAGCGTGGGCGGCAGCGTCGTCATCGCCAGTAGCGAAACGGCCGTGGATGGCACCCGGCTGATGCGGGCGCTGGTGGAGAGTGGCGCCACGGTGATGCAGGCAACGCCTTCCACGTGGCGGATGCTGCTGACGCTGGGGTGGAAAGGCAGCCCCACGCTGAAGCTCCTCTGCGGTGGAGAGGCGATTCCCTCCGAACTCGTCGAGCCACTGTGCTCGCGCGGCGCATCCCTGTGGAACATGTACGGCCCCACGGAGACGACCATCTGGTCCACCACCACGCGCATGGAGCCGGGACGCCGCATCACCCTGGGCCGTCCCATTGGCAACACGCAGGTGTACGTGCTGGACGCGGCCATGCAGCCGGTGCCCATGGGCGTGACGGGCGCGCTGTACATCGGCGGGCACGGCGTGGCGCAGGGCTACCTCCACCGTCCGGACCTGACGGCGGAGCGCTTCGTGCCGGATCCCTTCGGACAGGAGCCGGGCGGGCGGCTCTACGCCACGGGTGACCTGATCCGCGCGCTGCCAGACGGCACGCTGGAGTACCTGGGCCGCGGCGATGGACAGGTGAAGCTGCGCGGCTATCGCATCGAGCTGGGAGAGATTGAAGCCCGGCTGGCGCAGGTGCCTGGCGTCCTGGAAGCCGCTGTGAAGCTGTGGGACGTGTCGGGCCACGCGGAGCTGGTCGCCTACGTGCGCCCCGGCACCAAGCCCGCCCCCGAGGCGCTGACAATCCGCCAGCACCTGGCTTCTCACCTGCCGGCGTACATGCTGCCGAGCCACTTCGTGACGCTGGAGTCCTTCCCTCGGACGGCCAACGGCAAGCTGGACCGCAAGTCGCTCCCCGCGCCGTCGGCAAACCAGCGCGCCTCGGCAGCCTACGAGGCGCCGCGCACGCCCATGGAAGTCCAGCTCGCTGCCATCTGGCGCGACGTCCTCGCGGTGGAGCAGGTCGGCGCGCGTGACAACTTCTTCGACCTGGGAGGCCAATCGATGAAGGCCGTCCAGGTGGTGGCGCGCATCCAGGAGTCCTGCAAGGTGGACGTGTCACTCCGCGTCCTCTTCGAGCACCCCACGCTGGACGCCTTGGCGAAGCACCTGGAGACACTCCAGCAGCCCGGTGCGCCCGCCGCGCCTCCGCCGTTGGTGGCCCGACCCCGGCAGGCCCGCCGGGTCCAGGCCGCGACGCGCGCCGAGCTGAACCTCCCCGACTCGACTTCTTCGAAGAAGGAGTAG